In a genomic window of Verrucomicrobiota bacterium:
- a CDS encoding redoxin domain-containing protein, with protein MMIDLLLALSAALAADTATFPNAQPPALGAIVRDFELVDTHRRTRTFGSFPDKKAYVVVFLGTECPVANLYVPRLIALHGEFESRGVQFLGINSNPQDSFARMAGHAQEREIPFPVLKDFDQKFAKSIGATRTPEVFLLDADRAIRYRGRIDDQYTVIHRRPEAARDDLKLALQEWIETKKIAVTGTTVSGCAITWLDQPRVQEPVTYAKHIAPILQQRCQECHRPGQVGPFSLLTYDAAKRRSAMLYEAVLEERMPPWHADPHYGAFANDRRLLPREREWLLAWIEQDCPLGAEETAPSAKDFPEGWTIGTPDLVMQMPVEETVPATGVVPYKYYEVDPGFKEDVWFQAAEARPGNRQVVHHIVVYMQVQGQRIFAKDGTTSILVGWAPGDMPAMFPDGVAKRIPAGAKLRFEVHYTPNGTEQQDRSSIGIILAKEKPKQEAMMNILAKWRFEIPPGAPAHREQASYTFPEDAHILSLMPHMHYRGVRAYYEAKFPDGRTERLLSVPSYDFNWQSVYRFREPLFTPKGTTITFTGFWDNSRDNPLNPDPTRAVPWGEQTWDEMLNGWLEFVFVDPPGQQVALQDAGPGP; from the coding sequence ATGATGATTGATCTCCTACTCGCTCTCAGCGCGGCCCTGGCGGCCGACACCGCCACTTTCCCCAACGCTCAACCGCCCGCGCTCGGAGCTATCGTAAGGGACTTTGAACTTGTGGACACCCATCGCCGCACGCGCACGTTCGGCAGCTTTCCCGACAAGAAGGCGTATGTCGTCGTATTCCTCGGTACGGAATGCCCCGTGGCCAATCTCTACGTGCCGCGGCTCATCGCGTTGCATGGCGAGTTTGAATCGCGCGGGGTGCAGTTCCTGGGCATCAATTCCAATCCGCAAGACTCCTTCGCCCGCATGGCTGGCCACGCCCAGGAAAGAGAAATCCCCTTTCCGGTGCTCAAAGACTTCGATCAGAAGTTCGCCAAGTCCATCGGAGCGACTCGCACGCCGGAAGTTTTCCTGCTGGACGCCGATCGAGCCATTCGGTACCGCGGCCGCATCGACGACCAATACACGGTGATTCACCGCCGGCCTGAAGCGGCGCGCGATGATTTGAAACTGGCCCTTCAAGAATGGATAGAAACGAAGAAGATCGCCGTGACCGGGACGACGGTTTCGGGTTGCGCCATCACTTGGCTGGATCAACCGCGCGTCCAGGAACCTGTCACCTACGCCAAGCACATCGCGCCGATCCTTCAGCAGCGCTGCCAGGAATGCCATCGGCCCGGCCAAGTCGGGCCTTTCTCGCTGCTGACCTATGATGCGGCCAAGCGCCGCTCGGCGATGCTTTATGAAGCGGTCCTGGAAGAACGGATGCCGCCCTGGCATGCGGATCCGCATTACGGCGCCTTTGCCAATGATCGGCGGCTCTTGCCCCGCGAAAGGGAATGGCTACTGGCGTGGATCGAGCAAGATTGCCCGCTCGGCGCGGAGGAGACCGCTCCGTCTGCCAAGGATTTTCCCGAAGGCTGGACGATCGGGACGCCGGACTTGGTGATGCAAATGCCGGTTGAAGAAACCGTCCCGGCGACGGGCGTGGTGCCGTATAAGTATTATGAGGTGGATCCGGGTTTTAAGGAGGATGTTTGGTTTCAAGCGGCGGAGGCGCGGCCGGGCAATCGCCAGGTCGTTCACCACATCGTGGTGTACATGCAGGTGCAAGGCCAACGGATCTTCGCGAAGGACGGAACGACTTCAATTCTCGTGGGCTGGGCGCCGGGCGACATGCCGGCCATGTTCCCGGACGGCGTGGCCAAGCGGATTCCCGCCGGCGCCAAACTCAGGTTCGAGGTTCATTACACCCCGAACGGGACAGAACAGCAGGACCGTTCCTCGATCGGGATCATCCTGGCCAAGGAAAAACCGAAGCAGGAAGCCATGATGAATATTCTGGCCAAATGGCGCTTTGAGATTCCGCCCGGCGCGCCCGCTCATCGCGAGCAAGCGAGTTATACCTTCCCGGAAGACGCGCACATCTTGTCGCTCATGCCGCACATGCACTACCGCGGCGTGCGGGCCTATTATGAAGCGAAGTTCCCGGACGGCCGCACGGAACGGCTGCTTTCGGTCCCCAGCTATGATTTCAATTGGCAAAGCGTTTACCGGTTCCGAGAGCCGTTGTTCACGCCCAAGGGAACGACCATCACCTTCACGGGATTCTGGGATAATTCCCGAGATAATCCATTAAACCCCGATCCCACGCGCGCCGTGCCCTGGGGTGAACAAACCTGGGACGAAATGCTCAACGGCTGGCTGGAGTTTGTGTTTGTTGATCCGCCAGGCCAACAAGTGGCTCTCCAAGACGCAGGACCCGGGCCGTAA
- the tmk gene encoding dTMP kinase, with protein MTPGFFVTFEGTEGCGKSTQINLLAERLRSLGHSCRVLREPGGTAIGEEIRHTLKHNAPNRSMTAEAELLLMNASRAQLIREVIRPALAGGEIVLCDRFYDSTTAYQGYGRGLNLEFVRTVIDFAVGETRPDLTLLLMIPVKVSEERRRTRTSAAGPQSDRFEQSGRDFFLRVEEGYRAIAAAEPDRVRVIDAAQDIGAVSALIWKEVSARLPK; from the coding sequence ATGACCCCCGGCTTTTTCGTCACGTTCGAAGGCACGGAAGGCTGCGGAAAGAGCACGCAGATTAACCTGCTCGCCGAACGCCTTCGAAGCCTGGGCCATTCCTGCCGCGTTTTGCGGGAACCGGGCGGCACTGCGATCGGCGAAGAAATCCGGCACACCCTCAAACACAACGCGCCAAATCGGTCCATGACCGCCGAAGCGGAGCTGTTGCTCATGAACGCGAGCCGGGCACAATTGATCCGCGAGGTGATTCGTCCAGCCCTGGCCGGCGGGGAGATTGTATTATGCGACCGGTTTTATGATTCAACGACCGCCTATCAAGGGTATGGACGCGGATTGAATTTGGAGTTCGTTCGGACGGTGATTGACTTCGCCGTGGGCGAGACACGCCCGGATTTGACCCTGCTCCTGATGATTCCGGTCAAGGTGAGCGAAGAGCGCCGTCGCACCCGGACGAGTGCCGCCGGACCTCAGAGCGACCGCTTCGAGCAGTCCGGGCGCGATTTTTTTCTGCGCGTCGAGGAAGGTTACCGGGCCATCGCGGCTGCGGAACCGGACCGCGTCCGAGTGATTGATGCCGCGCAGGACATCGGGGCCGTCAGCGCGTTGATTTGGAAGGAAGTCTCGG
- a CDS encoding DUF1501 domain-containing protein: protein MNLPNHQWGPDLPAQPFVSRRQFLTRNALGIGSLALAWLLKEQRLLATPPSIPRAPQTFDLKAKPTLFTPRAKAMISLFMHGGPSHIDLFDPKPELSKRSGEDYPGEIKFSFIDRATKKLFGSPWKFQKHGQCGMDVSELLPHFAEIVDDVCLIRSMHTDINGHEPSIWFMNTGKSQPGRPALGSWLTYGLGAENQNLPAYVVLTDPGGHPVDGARNWSNGWMPPLFQGTVVRAKEPRIFNLEPPPHLKGTLQAQNLAFLAELNRAHLERHPGEADLEARIASYELAAHMQTAAKEALDLSGESEATKKLYGLDEPVTREYGTRCLIARRLVERGVRFVQLFVNGQIWDNHQSIKKSLADCCRKTDKPSAALVKDLKARGLLDSTVVHWGGEIGRLPVTENHGAEEKAGRDHNGQGFSTWLAGGGFKGGTVYGETDEFGHKAVVNPVSPNDYHATLLQLFGLDHTKLFYHHNGQPQLITDGKPCRVVNEILGT from the coding sequence ATGAACTTGCCCAATCACCAATGGGGTCCAGACCTCCCCGCGCAGCCCTTCGTTTCGCGCCGCCAGTTTCTCACCCGCAACGCCCTCGGAATCGGCAGCCTCGCCCTGGCCTGGCTGCTGAAGGAACAGAGATTGCTCGCCACGCCGCCCAGCATCCCGCGCGCGCCGCAAACCTTCGACTTAAAAGCAAAGCCAACTCTTTTCACGCCGCGCGCCAAAGCCATGATTTCGCTTTTCATGCACGGCGGGCCGAGCCACATCGACCTGTTCGATCCCAAGCCCGAATTGAGCAAACGCAGCGGCGAAGATTATCCGGGTGAAATCAAATTCAGCTTCATCGACCGGGCGACGAAGAAACTTTTCGGCAGCCCGTGGAAATTCCAGAAGCACGGCCAATGCGGCATGGACGTTTCGGAGTTGCTGCCGCACTTCGCGGAGATTGTCGATGACGTCTGCCTGATCCGTTCGATGCACACCGACATCAACGGCCATGAGCCGTCGATCTGGTTCATGAACACGGGCAAATCGCAACCGGGCCGGCCCGCGCTGGGATCGTGGCTGACCTACGGACTGGGCGCCGAAAATCAAAACCTGCCGGCTTACGTCGTCCTCACCGATCCGGGCGGGCACCCGGTCGATGGCGCGCGCAATTGGTCCAACGGCTGGATGCCTCCGCTGTTCCAAGGCACGGTGGTGCGCGCGAAAGAACCGCGCATTTTCAACCTGGAACCGCCGCCGCACTTGAAAGGAACCTTGCAGGCGCAGAATCTCGCGTTCCTTGCCGAACTGAATCGCGCCCATCTGGAACGGCATCCCGGCGAAGCCGACCTGGAAGCGCGCATCGCGAGCTACGAACTGGCCGCGCACATGCAAACGGCGGCGAAGGAAGCGCTCGACCTTTCCGGCGAGAGTGAAGCGACGAAGAAGCTTTACGGCCTGGACGAACCGGTCACGCGCGAATACGGCACGCGTTGTTTGATTGCGCGGCGTCTGGTGGAGCGCGGCGTGCGCTTCGTGCAGTTGTTTGTGAACGGACAAATCTGGGACAACCACCAGAGCATCAAGAAAAGCCTGGCCGACTGCTGCCGCAAGACCGACAAGCCTTCCGCGGCGCTCGTGAAAGATCTGAAGGCGCGCGGGCTGCTCGACAGCACAGTCGTGCATTGGGGAGGCGAGATCGGGCGTTTGCCCGTGACCGAGAATCACGGCGCGGAAGAAAAGGCCGGGCGCGATCACAACGGCCAGGGCTTCAGCACGTGGCTGGCCGGTGGCGGGTTCAAAGGCGGCACCGTCTATGGCGAGACGGACGAGTTCGGCCACAAAGCTGTGGTGAATCCCGTCAGCCCAAACGATTATCATGCGACGCTGCTCCAGCTCTTTGGCCTCGATCACACCAAGCTTTTCTACCATCACAACGGCCAGCCACAATTGATCACCGACGGCAAGCCCTGCCGCGTCGTGAACGAGATTCTTGGGACGTAG
- a CDS encoding type II secretion system protein, with protein sequence MTARTTGRRAGGFTLIELLVVIAIIAILAGMLLPALSKAKEKARKTNCYNNLKQLGLAMILYADDSNGVVPRGNEPFWWELYIPYLGGTKASRDQYGRIKVYTCTSYPDKRQVMCYVVNAWQFSTPKDMTGSEIVGLQKVGRFQNPTETIYFADNENGSWRPIFTLTSILGADDLNDVWSPNHLPYPSTAATARLSGERRVAATRHGQGPNLMYVDGHAGWKNARRMTVEDWREQKP encoded by the coding sequence ATGACCGCTCGAACAACCGGCCGGCGCGCCGGTGGATTCACCCTGATTGAACTCCTCGTCGTCATCGCCATCATCGCCATCCTGGCGGGGATGCTCTTGCCGGCGCTGAGCAAAGCCAAAGAGAAGGCGAGAAAGACGAATTGCTACAACAACCTGAAACAACTGGGCCTGGCCATGATTCTGTACGCCGACGATTCCAACGGTGTCGTTCCGCGCGGCAATGAACCGTTCTGGTGGGAGCTGTACATCCCTTACCTCGGCGGCACCAAAGCCAGCCGAGACCAATACGGCAGAATCAAAGTTTATACCTGCACGAGTTATCCGGACAAACGGCAGGTGATGTGTTACGTGGTCAACGCCTGGCAATTCAGCACCCCAAAAGACATGACCGGCTCCGAAATCGTTGGCCTCCAGAAGGTGGGTCGATTCCAAAATCCTACCGAGACGATTTATTTCGCCGACAATGAGAACGGATCCTGGCGCCCCATTTTCACTCTCACCAGCATCCTGGGCGCGGACGACCTCAACGACGTGTGGTCGCCGAATCACCTTCCGTATCCTTCCACTGCGGCGACCGCGCGTTTGAGTGGCGAGCGGCGAGTCGCCGCGACGCGGCACGGACAAGGCCCGAACTTGATGTACGTCGATGGTCATGCCGGCTGGAAGAATGCCCGCCGCATGACCGTCGAGGATTGGCGGGAGCAGAAGCCGTAA
- a CDS encoding DUF1573 domain-containing protein — translation MKTLNAQIKTARYAGLILWLSVVASFAQNLSQNPALVWDATSKTYNAQKGETNVLMAFNLTNTAPSEVAVNAVRTSCGCTIAKLPTLPWRLAAGASGQLEIRVDLRGKRGLLSKIVSVDSTAGLSLLTVNVNIPEPDPRELNQMMALADRQAVFRGDCATCHVHPTLGKTGEALYKTACGICHEAEHRASMVPDLKALSMTKPTDKNYWDNWVRFGRPGTLMPAFTKAAGGPLDDAQIQSLVTFLSDHFRPAKSSDFGDPFGGTSGSSF, via the coding sequence ATGAAAACGTTGAATGCCCAAATAAAGACAGCGCGTTACGCCGGCTTGATCCTCTGGCTCAGCGTCGTCGCAAGCTTCGCTCAGAATCTTTCCCAGAACCCGGCGCTGGTTTGGGACGCCACGTCGAAGACCTACAACGCCCAAAAGGGCGAGACCAACGTGCTCATGGCTTTCAACCTGACGAATACGGCACCGTCCGAAGTCGCCGTGAACGCCGTGCGCACCTCCTGCGGTTGCACGATTGCCAAGCTTCCGACGCTGCCCTGGCGCCTGGCCGCCGGAGCCAGCGGCCAGTTGGAGATTCGCGTGGACCTGCGCGGCAAGCGCGGACTCCTGAGCAAGATCGTGTCGGTGGACTCGACGGCGGGCCTGAGTTTGCTGACGGTCAATGTGAATATTCCGGAACCGGATCCGCGCGAATTGAATCAGATGATGGCGCTGGCGGACCGGCAAGCCGTCTTTCGAGGGGATTGCGCCACCTGCCACGTGCATCCGACCCTCGGCAAAACCGGAGAGGCTCTCTACAAAACGGCTTGCGGGATTTGCCATGAAGCCGAGCACCGCGCTTCGATGGTGCCGGACTTGAAGGCGCTGTCGATGACCAAGCCGACGGACAAGAATTACTGGGATAACTGGGTGCGCTTCGGAAGGCCCGGAACCCTCATGCCGGCGTTCACGAAGGCGGCCGGCGGCCCGCTGGATGACGCGCAGATCCAATCGCTCGTGACTTTCCTGAGCGATCATTTCCGTCCGGCCAAGAGCAGCGACTTCGGCGATCCTTTTGGCGGAACATCCGGTTCGAGCTTCTGA